The stretch of DNA GTAAACACATGTTCTGAAGGTTAATGGAATTTGGGTGACAACTTATCCATCCCTGAAGAGTTCCATAACATTTCCATTTAATGAAATCTTTAGATAAGTCAGTTCTTAGTTTCAATTTGGTTGTTAgcatggaggaaaaagaaaaactcacatCACAGACGCACTACAAtcagaaaattaaacattaaGGGGAAAAGCCATTTCTTAAAGTGTAGCCTTTTATGTCACTTAGAATTTTGGTCtgaaatgtaaaatagaaaaagtgagCTGTGCTGTGAACTGCCAAGGAATTGCCTTTATTCTGCCAAATGCTCCAGATGCTTTTCTTACAGGAATACTTCCATGTCTCACTCGCACTTATTTCCACGCATCCAACTCAGCCAGGCACGGAAACAGGTAGTTTGCTAATCCaccaaatgtgatttttaaatgactCCATCTTATCTCAAAGTTCAAACCAAGCAGGATAAGTAGGGCCAcgtacttctctttctttttttaaacctcgGATTTGGAACTTCTGCTAAATCAGTTTTAAAAGTGACCCaagaaaccaggaagaaaaaaattatgatctAGGCTTGTCAAACAAAGCATTAAATACTCAGGAAATGTTTCAATGTTAATCTTTGTACTGTCATACAAATGATTTATCTTGAAAGCTGTTTGTCTTGTGGAAGACATCTTATTTCAGAAACGGATCCAGTAATAACTATACCATAGTTTATACATCTTGTTCCAAGGTGTCACTGCTAAATGTCTTTTTATTCAGTGGCCATTCATTGAGTGTTTATACACTGGGGCATCTTGGGAAGCCTGCATTCTCTCAGGATAAAAGCCTGTAGAGGCAACAAGGGTGCAAACAAAGGGGTGGGTGGGAGACAAATTCCAGAAGGAGAATCAACAGAATTTTTTGTCAAACCGCCGCGTGTGTGTGctgtgactcagttgtgtccgactatttgcagcccctagagactgtagcccaccaagctcctctgtctatgggatttgccagcaggaacactggagtgagttgccattttctcctccaggggatctttctgatcgaacccacatctcctctgtctctggtattgcagacagattctttacccctgagctacaagggaatcccACTGTCAAACCAGAGAATGTGATGAATGAATATTCTGACACAGCTCCTGGTTTCCAGTTTGTTGAGGGGGtcaggtgatgccattcaatggGATTAGGAATATCAGGGAGCATAAAGGCCACCCAGCTCCACGTCACCCCAGCATGAGTTCCAAGGAGCAGCTTGTACAGAGAGGCACATGTGGGAGGCAACCACAGTCAGACTGCACTGTGGGTCTTCCCAGATGGAAACCTTTGACCCAGTTTCAGAGCCAGTCAGCGTGAACGCTAGCTGGCAGCAAGTGCCCGGGGTGGTGAGAAAGCCTCCTGCTCAGACAGGCCCCTAACCTTGGATGACAGCACTGCAGACACTGGCCCCGCTGTCCAGGCTGACGCTTTTGCAATCCTCTGACTCTCAAAGGGCACTCACAGGTTCAAGGGCAAACACACGGAGCAGAGAGCCTGGGGCTTGGGCGCCCCCTGAACTCTTGCATCTGCAGCATCTGAAGGAAGACAGTCTTGTCCCTTCTACACTATTTATGACATTAGCAGCCACACTGATTACAAGAGTCTGAAATACCCCTTCTCGTTTCTGGACGTGGAAACAGATAACATGAGGGGTAATTGGTTGAAGCGAATGCTAGAGGATAAAAAGAAATGTCCAACTTCTACTGATGTCAATGAGAACTCATTTCCTATCTTATTTATAGTGTGTGTCTGTGGGGTGCATTCTGAAAGGATTAATGGCTGAACAAGACTTCAGCCCTGTAACTCCAGTGACCCCATTTTAACTTCACAGTGTAAAGGTACCTACAggttagaatttagaaagatgagtATTTATTTAGCAGAAGATTCATCCTCCTGGTTCTGGTTGTCAGAAAACAATGGCAAGAAGGCCACCAAGTTCATAGAATTGATTAcagacacatttttaaatagtgtTAACTGTTAAATGGCCTTCTACTGAGATATGAAGCAAATGTCTATTTGGAAGATTTGAAGTTAAAATTTCCTGCCTTCAGTAACAATCAGTGCTGACAGCGTCCTAAAGCAAATTCAGATCATCTCCTAATCCTGACCAAAAGGCTTCACCTCTGCCCCAAATGCCAGCTCTTTCTTGGCAGAGAAGGGAAACCAGTTGAAAGTTATTCAGTAAGTAATAAAGGGCTATTTTGTACATTTGTTATATACACAATAAGGGAATTTTTCTATCTTGTTAATATCAGTATGTCTACTTGGTAGCTTTTATAGTAAGAATTACAATAAAACAGTAAGTAAAGCTCACCATGTTTATTTTGCTCTATGAACTTGGGAAATGTAGATAAGGTCAGATGATCTCCATTGAGAGAAATGGAGTTGGCAGTGACCACGCATTTAGATTTTTTCTAGAATGCTAGCAGTTACTATACAGAGGTGTCTTGAATACGTCCCTGGCATTTCAGCTACACTCCAATCCTCCCAAGAAACTCACAAAGTAGCCATTGTTACCGACAGAGACCAGAGACCCCAAGGACTCACATGACCCATGCAAAGCCACACAGCTGACTTTGACAATGTTGCCATGGGGACCCAAGTCCACCTGGCCTCCAAGCCAGTTCTCCCCAGCAAGCAAAATGCCTCCTTGCCTTTACATTTCCTCCTTTGGGGCTTTTCCTTGAATTTCCCTTCCTGACAAGAGTGAAACTATCCACTCAGGGATCTCAGACACCCTCAGGGTCCTGAGGTGAGCTGTCAGGCCTTCTTTGGGTCACATCATCCACCACTTCGGTGTTTATCCCTTCTCCCTCTAACCTCTTCCTTTTCTCAAGCTGAGAGTAGAACAAGCAAGCTATTTGAATcccaataaaatatgttttacacCATTCAGAAGAAGATATTTGTATATCCCTTGGTAGTGCTGAATATACACTCAGATTATAAAAATAGTGGAATGCTATTAGAACAAAATTAATAAACGCAGCCTTCCTGTGTGAAGTCAGGTCCACAGTGGCTCTCTAATCTCTCCCATGGGTaacctattttaaaaatgctcttcCAATTAATCCCACATATCCATGGGGATAATCCCAAGGAGAGGATCATCCTTCTCTGCTCAGTGTAATCAGCCTGACTCTTCAGTGAGTCACAATCCAAGGGCCTAAACTCAACCGAGAGAGGCCACCCTGCCTGTCATCACTTTTCCCCTGGCTGAGGTTTCCTTCTGTCCCCAGACACAAAGTTCACCTGCTCCGTGAGCATGTGAGGCTTAAAATAAGGAATGTGTTTTATTATAAATCTCTTCTGCATACTCTCTCCCATACTAGATTTTGCATCTTGAGGAAATGCAGACTCCATCCTGAGAATCTCTATCCTCGTAAGACTGCCTGCCTTCTGACCTTTGGGGAAAAGCAAACCTATTTTCTGTCACCAGAACATGTCCCTTCCTCCCTTAGGATGGTAATTGCCCGTGTGCCTTTCTCTCTCCCTAAACAATTCATCCCAAGGTCAGGCAGTTACAATCCTGCTCATTCACCATCGCAGCTGTGATCTGTTTCTCTCCTCTCATCGAGTTTCTCGTTTATGCACAATAtgatttcattccaatttcattcttgaaagtgaaagtgttcgtcactcagtcgtgtctgactctgagaccctactagactgcagctcaccaggctcacctgcagtcctccaggcaagaatactggactgggttgccattcccttctccaggggatcttcccgacccagggattgaacctgggtctcctgcattgcaggcggattctttactgtctgagccaccccgGAAGCCCTAATTTCAACCTTAACCACAGTCCATTCTTTGTTCTGTCATCCAGTCTTCATCTGCCTCTGCAGATCTGCACAGCCACACTGCAAGGTAAAGCTTTTCCTCACCTTCAACCCCACTGTCCTGTGGCATCTTGAACAGCCTCCTCACTTGCCCCTCTCAGCtgcatttttcttaattaaaaaaaaaaattgttgttaaAAGAGTAGCCCTACTAAagtgaaaaacatctattccatCCATTATTCATATTGCactcatttatattaaaaatacttttaaatcttTGCattagagaaaagtgaaagagagccATAAACAGCCAGCTCACATATAACACATGTGAGCTACCCTCCAATCATCCCTGACAAAAATAACTGCCTGTGTAAACAAGATTTCACCCTGCAAAACACAACATTTATTTTAGAGGATAAAAAGGGAATAATGTTGATCTCATACAATAACCATAAGAAAGTCTAATCATAGAAAAACAGCAAAGTCATTTGTTCCAgctctttaaaaatagtttaatcaTGCAAAATCAACATAATGTACTCTAACATAAGGCCAGAATGTTAACCAAGATGAAGGGGCTTTTAGTCATTTTACAGGACATATATTTGGCactagttattaaaaataattgaagggACTCTAAACATATAGTTTCAGAAACGATCTTTTTAAACACAGCAGTAAACAAGAGAAACTATTGCTCTTTATACATTTTTGGCATAACACTGCCATACAGTTACAGGATTATAAAATAAGTGTTTCATAGTACCAGACATATCCAGAAACTGGTTACAGCTCCTACCACATACACATGGTATTGGTGCGCACAGACACGCGCAGCATTCTTTAATTCATCCTGCAGACGACGGCGCGTGGCGGAAGGCCCGCCGCTGCTGAAGAGACAGCGCTCACACCGGAAGGGAAGCACCCATCTTTCTGAGAATCATACCCATCCTCCTGAAATACTCACAATACAAAGGGCACTAAGGCTTCCCAGTGGAAATGGTGACTGGACCCGGTTGGCCATCTGTCTTATCAGTTTGCACAAAAGAAGAGTGGAGAGCTCACTGAGGAGACAAGCAACCCAACTTtttacaaagaggaaaacaaaaggctTGTAAAAGGACCTAACGCTTGGTCCAGTTTGTTGCTCTTCATTGTGATGGTTCGGGAGACACGGTTACTTTGCCATAGGCAACCTAGCACTGCCTCTCCTCCTTGGGTCTACAGCCGGCCCCTCCACTTAACCCAGTAAAAGCACTGGCAGAGGAATTAAACCTGGTTCCGGATCATGTGATTATTTCTCTCAGCCTGTACAAGGTCTCAGTCTACCGCGGAGTAAGCGGAATTCAGGCTTCAAAGGAGAGCAGGAATGGGACTGTTTCCAGACGGGTACTGACCCCCTTGGCACGTGTAACTCAGGGCACGTCCCGGCTGGAAAGCTCTGCAGACCCTGCCGCATCTCGCCCTCACTGCACAGACCTACAGTCGGTTACATCTTCGTTTCGGCCGGGAGTCTCTGTCTTCTGATTTTGTGTTTTCCTCTCCTCCACATAACACTGAACCCAGCAGCACTAAGTGTTCATCTGAGCAGTGAGTGCAGGACTCGGATGCTTCTTAGGGCCAGAGCTTATCACACAGCTAATCTCTCTAGTTAATGTTAACTCTTCCACAAACtccattataatttaaaaatgaaaatagggtAGACTTTATAACTtccatatattttacatattaaaatatataaggtttctgattttttaatatatatataaaggtctTTTAGCATAACAAGACAGTACTGGtgccttttccctttcatttcatCTTTACACTGAACCATTATATGAAGACTTTTATACAGAGGCCTCTGAAAGAACAACCCAAGCAATATTTGATTGGAGATCAGAAGTTTTGAACTGGGGGGGAGGGGTAGGCAGAACTGGTATTTCAATGTTTCCTGAGATACATTTAGTTGTAATCTACACAGCAGGTGTCCAATTGCTCACAATTTTCTAAACAACTACAAAATGGTGGCAAATGAAGTACAACAGGTATTTTTATGAAAACTGACACCCACTGAAACAGTGTATGGAGTCATGGAGCCCCAGGTGGCCCTCACTCCTCAGAAGTCCGCAATCCCAGAGCGAGACCCTGGTCCCTCAGAGGAGGTTCCGGGGACCCTTCCTCCACTGAAGGGGCTGCACCCAGGGTTGGCTCCCCTTCACCCAAATGGTTCTCAGCCAACTCCCCTCCTCTGAACTCAACCTCCAGGCAGAGTTTGGACCATAAAACAAAGCAGTTAATTGTATCCTCCACACAAACATGTTAATTCAAGGAAACAAACATATTAAGAAGCCATTTCCCACAAATAACTAAAACAATAAACTTctcaacaaaagaagaaaaaaagcagatgacaaaaaaatattttctccaacttAAGGTAAAAAGCAAGAACAGTACTGTTTAAATGTTTCTAATAAAACTACAGCATAAAAGTCCAAATTAATTTCAGATTCCTCCAAACATCTATTGGAATTAAACTTTTAAATCATTTCTCTAATTCCATTTTCTACATCCATCTGCAtctaaaaacaaaagacagataAATATTACTAGTAGAAACTGAGAAATGTTTATAGTGAAAATTACAGCAAGTAGCAAAATTAAGAAGAAGCATAAATAAATGTAACCATGCAGCTAATCTTTCTTACTGTAAAGACCTTTTGCCAAATATAACACATGTTTGAACACTGTGGCTAAGTATACTCACTTTTGAACTGATGTTACTGATACAAATGGAAATGTCTCCAAAATGAAAAAGCACCAACCAAAGTAAATTTCACTAAAATAACTGATCTTTGTGGTTTGGAATGTTCCTTATGGCAAGATTTTATAATGGAGCAAAAATTTAAACTTCTGAATGAAAGCCTGATCACATTAGTTAAGGCACATCTGGACACCCCCAGGCATTCATTTGTTTATAACTATATTATTATCAACTTCAGTAATTAGGGATTTCTAAAATACAGTCTGTCCCCCAGCACAGTCTGCTGGGTGGGCTGGAAcatgggaggaggcagggtgtaCTCACTGTCACCCTAGAGATACCCACACAGATCTGCTCGTGGAACAAACAGAATTCAGAGGTAAAAGACATCAACACATGTGTATCCCTAACTTTCTATATTCTATTTATCCATGCCCTCTTTCTCTACAACTACACCTACATTTGAAATGGTTTCCAGTGTGTCTAACTCCAGCTTACCTTACATTTAACAGAAATAatccagaaaaaacaaaatagatatttttaaagtgggaaacaaaacagaaatcttcaaaattatttctataaCAAAGAATCCCCGCTCACCCCAAATAAACTTGAGAGGCCACAGATGCAATTAGAACCAAACACGATCAAGACTGTCCTTTCCTCAGGTTAGAAAACAAAGCTTTTATAAGAGTCTCAATCATAGTAGGACAAAATAAAAGGGtgatttagttgctcagtagatTAAAAATCAACCATAATTATACTATAAACTAGGGAAATTTAACTTTAAACAGTTAACCAAATAGTCTCTCTCCATCAGGTCAATCAATTTTTGACCACTTTGATACGGATATTTACTtactaaaatgatattttaaagagTGACTTGGATGTAACACtgtattgtattgttttcctttttttaccaGATCATTCCTTCTGTCAGATTAAAGtataaaaactagaaacaaagtAGATAATTATATAAAcgtaacatttatatttttaagacttggcaaaaaaaaaaaaaatcttggaacTTCTCTGCTAACTCCTGAGTTACAAGTTCTGTTTTCTCCTTGAAGCTGAAAAAAAGCTTTTTATCACaactaaaattcaaaataagGCTATATCATATAATTTTGAACTGAGAACTGGACCTGACTTAGAGAAAGCAGACATATTTTCAGTTGTcattattcttttctgtttcttgtaaGATTGAGCATAAGAATGCATAATATTCTTAATGTTATAAACTTTTTCTCTACTGTACAGAAATATATCTTATCATTATATATCACTTTAtagtatttcaaaatattttcacgtATATTATCTCCTTTGGGATATGAATgcacaaaatattagaaatatactAGACTAACCAAGCAGTATaacatctatttgtcatgaaacgCAAATTAGTATTTTATCAATAGCCAATACTGAGTATCCTCACAGTCCATGGTACAATGATAAACTCTATAGAATTGCAAAAATTCGATAGTTTCTAGCTATTTGGCCATGCTCCACCGCATTTTTATAATAGCTTCTCAGTGAGTTTCTGCAAGCACatagtagttttttaaaatacaacacaTCAGAGTCAAACCCAGAGGGCTGTTTCATGTCTAGCACACACATAAAGACACACCTATAGATCTTATTTTAAAACTACTGAATGTACAAAATattcttaatagaaaaaaaatttaggtgTAATTTTTATCTGCAAAAGGAATGGCACTCTCACTTCTTTCCACTGAAGAATTCTCTCATAAGTTATTTACAGGCTAAATGGAGAACTGATACCGTTACATGTGAATATACCTTTCAAAACCAGCATGGTAGAAAAAGGCCCCTATTTTAAATGAAAGCCAGGCAGTTTTTCCCTTGAGACTAAATATTCTCAAATTAAATGGTACAATCTAATCAAATCCCTAATTAGGAATATTCTAAAAGTTAAATTATTGAATGAAACATTTTTACTTCTAAGGGCTCTGATATACTACTAGCTTCTAAGTAATTCAGATTATATTCATTTTAGTATCAGTCTGCTgcttattcatattttaatatctgGTCACAAAATTTTAACATTATGTACTCAGAAAGTGGTGTGAACACTTTATCATGTATGCAAAATTGGTAAGATTTTTCTAATGTATTATATTTCTACAATTTAGCCCAATGTGGCAACCTACTCTCATGCCCTAATCCTGCAAAATTGCTTATTGAGCTCAATGAGGCCATTAAAGAAAGAATGGGGCCATGAAAGAAAGCTTTTTTTagattaaagtaaaaaaagaaactgaaatccaAAAGCAGAATTGTTTCCCAAATCCTAATGCTCACttcaaaaaacagaagaaacataAAATTGGTGTATTATGAGAAattataatgagaaaatattctatatttattggaatacatatataatacacgTTACTAATATTCTGACTAAGTCAGATTTGAGAAACAGTGATGTTTTACGTAAATTTCAAGGCAATAATATCCTCTCAAAGCATACTGTTGGTGTGTTTATTTTCTAGAAATCCGTTGCTAAAAATCCTCTGATCAATAAATGTAACAGAAGATGATATGATATGATTAAAAAACAGGacatagtaaaaatagtaaaaattctTTGGGGGTTAAAGTGAATAGATCTTCCCTTAAAAGCCTAAGAAACACACAGAGGCAATTTCTTTCTAAatgaaattaagttttaaaaaaaggtctATTAATTACTTTTACTATATTTGTAGGTATGCTGAAGTTTTCACCACAGTGTTTAATTGTTTTCTAATGTGTAATAATTAGTAACAATATTATAGGAAATAAAGCTATTTGCTCTTACCCAATTTTGACACATTCTGTGCTTACTAGAGCTGAATACATGGGATATCAAATCTACTCTCAATTTCAAGGTCTGACAACTGAGATACagcaaattgtattttttttaaagataccctGTGGGCTAAGCAATATGAACTTCATAGTCCACATAACACTGAGATATTCATGGTTTCAGGGACCACTGCCTTGTTGCCGGTACAAAAtgcatgtgttttaaaaatgaataatttcttctcttattttttaattctttagtcATTTGCATTCAGACACAAGCACCAAATTTATATGGAACAGCCATAAAAGGCAAGATTTTCTTCTTGTACTTTTGcatcaaaatttgtttttaagcaTGTTAATACAGAaaaacatgtttattattttaaacaaagcaAATTCTTGAAATCGTACAGTTGACAGTCTCTTCCATCCCGTGTAAATGTCACTGCAGGAGACCATCTGAATGTCTAGATGTCAACGCTAGAATCGCAGGTGCCGGCCGACACAGGTGGCTGATGGGAATGAGGCTAAGGGTGGAGAGAGAGGACCGGGAAAGACAGCGGGACTGACAAGCAGGGGAGGGTGATTCCAAGTCCCCAAGAACATCCATCCTCCTTACCAGAACCTGAAAGTAAACACGCTGAGgcgctgttaaaaaaaaaaaaatccaaattccttTCTGAATACCTCAAAGAAgaccacattttttttcttgcagctTAAACACAGGAACCTTTAAATCTGGCAAAGGTGTGGCCACATAATGAAATTATCCTCTCAATTTCCTCCAGGTATAGTACAGTCTACTCCAAGAACTGATTCCTATCTCAGCTATATCAAACACTCCATGATTACTTCCAGATacactgaaaataatataaagagaATTGTGTACAGGATGCAAAAACTCACATCCCCAAAGTGTTACAGGATACACTCATTCACTGGGTCTCGTCTTCAGACTTCTTTCTAAATATTAAATTCACAGCCATCCAGACTAAAAACCAGGTGACAACTAATGCTGACCACAGAAAAATCATCAACCTCCGGCTGCGCTGGGAAACGCGGCCTCTGCTCCTCAGGACACGCCACAGCCTCCCCTCCCGGGGGTGCATGGGCATAGGGGCCTTCTGATAATTCACGGCAACGTGGTCTCATCATGGGAACCCGCATCGCCTGGACTTCCACTGTCTTGGTCTGGCTTGTCACCCGCCTCATCCTTCTCCGAGGGAGACGCACTCTCCTTTTGCTCCTCGGGGTCAGTGACTGTCTTTTCTGCCTGAGGACTGGAATTGTCCGCAACCCCATCCTGCCCGGGGTCTCCGGGCTGGGCAGCCTCGCTGCCTGGCTCCGCACTGGGCTTGTCCGTCTCTTCTCCTGACTCCTTAGAGGCCACTTTTTTGTCTTCAGCTGCTTTACTGATCCCATGTGCGGCTGAGGAGGCGTTTTTGGAGTCTTTGGGTTTTTTGTGCATAGACGTCTGGCCTTGCTGGCCCGTGGCGGGCGGGCCGGGGGGCTTCTGGGCTTTGCTGCCCTCAAGCTGTGCCTTCCTCGGGGGTCCCCAGATAAAATTCTCTGAGGGCGTGTAATGTTTCTGGGCAAACCGTAGGAgctttctcctctcccttctgtCTCTGATTGTGTACACGAAATACTCCAGTGCACTCTGTTTAATATTGGGAATAGTATTTTCCACCAGAGCCTCATGAAGGATAAATTTTACCAGAGGAGATTTAAAACTTTCATATCCAAGCTCGCCAAGGCTTTTCAGAATACGAGTGATCCTCAAATAGTTGTGCTGAGACCTGGAAGCAGGTTGaataaaatgaaggaagaatATTAGGTGGGGGAAGAAGCCTGGGAATGAAAACCACTGGGAAAGTACTTTTGATCGAAGTGTAAACCATGAAAGCATGCCTTGTAATGACTTTGCTAAAAGGCGCATTAGACTCCCTGAAGAAGCGTAAAACAGAAGGTATTaaacctctgtgcctcagtgtaaTGCCAATGTATATAAAACTCAAgtatagaaaataaattctcaaaaaaaaaaaaaaagaaaataaattctcccTGGTTTGTTAGTTCTtcacatttgaaaaacatttagaTTCAAAATGTATCTCCACGGATGttgaattattatttataaaatacagtgAGGATGAATATCGACTACACAAAGGTATCATTCTTGTCACAGGTAAACAGTGCTGGGCCTTAGCTACCAGCTGAATGCATGATTTCCAGGGTCAGCTGGTCAGCAGAATCCACCATAAGAACCAACTCGGAAGGGAAGCAGCCAAAGCCATTCTACCTGGCTAGAACAATTCCGACAAAGGATGCAAAACTGACTTATTTAGCACAGCAGAGAgcgtgggctctggagtcagaactGAACTCACATCCTGGCTCTGCACCTGCAGCTGCGTGAAATGATGGCATCTCGAAGGCTCAGCATCCCAGTCTGCAGATGGGGAAAAGGGCCCACACCTACCTGAGTTTGCAAGAATCAAATGAGCTGACCCATAAGCTGAGACTGTGCAACTTAAATGTTAGACACTATCTAACCATATAAATGTGGGTACTGGTATACTAAGGACCACCATGCTTGTACCTATCATAACATAATCACCCCAACTCTTTTCCATCTGTGACCTCTCTCACCTCATCTTTCCCTATCACAGAACTGACAATTTTGCCTTTACTGCCATTGATTCCAAAGATGCTTCTTTCCCCAGATTGCACTAATATCTTCTTTGTCTGAAAACTAAGGCCATTACCAGATGAAAGCCTTCCAAACCTATTCTGTCACAATTCATAATCTCACCTCCCTGACCTCACTCAGCCCAAGAGTTGCTTTATTACAAATACCTGGCTGTATCCAAAAGGAATCATTAATACGTGAttaattttcatgtattaatCACATGTGTCATCAACAGCCCAGGTGAGTTATTCACCCAATACTGCCCCACAACCACCACTTATTCCTAACCTCCTTAAACCTCTTTACACCTCAGGCATTGAACTTTCTACAAGCGTCACATATACCTGCCTTAGCTTCCACAAATGCTTGGTATTCACTTAGGAATAACTAGCAACTTATTTGGGAAAAGTGGAGGATGCTGAATTATTCGAGGAGTGGAAGGACCTGGTTCCAGGACCTTGAAAGTTAGTTTGGACCAAACTAAACGAACCCTGAATGATTCAGGCTCACCAAACATTGGAAAAGACAAGTACAACAGTTTTCAAGTTTCCGTCTTTCTGGGTGTTTACCAAAGTAGTGTTCTCTTAATAGTCAACTCTTTGAAGGCCAAAGGATAAAACATAGCACAGATAATGCTTCAGTTTTATGAATCAAGTACAGTCTTTTGTGACAAAACCAATTTGAGTGACGTTAAGACACAGTGCCATTATCAGCAGGACTAACCTAGTAGTTAGATTAGGGTAGCATCTACATAGTctggcatccctggtggctcagacggtaaagaatctgcctacaatgagggagacccaggtttgatccctgggtctggaagatcctctgtagaagggcATGACtgcacattccagtattcttgcccggagaattccatggacagaagagcctggcaggctacagtccacggggttgcaaagagtcagacacaactaagccactaacactttcactttcgctacATAGTCTAATAACTTGGTAGTGAAATCCCAAGTCTGCTTCCTAAGTCTATGAGGAAGAGAGGCATGGTAACATGgaataatattttcctttaaaaaaccaAAGAGGAGTTACATGACACAACAAAATTTACTATATTGGCAAGTAGCTCAATTTCACATATCCAATCCAAGATGAATGACCAAGATAAAATTTTCTGTATCAACACATTCTCCAATTTAAAAGTTTACATAACAGTGGAAAAGAACACACACTTGGGTTAAAGTGAATAAAGATCAGGATTATGGAACAGAATCATACAAGAAAGAAACTGGGTGTTTCAGTATGATTTGAAACAAATGTCACCAAGAAATACAAAACAACCCACTCTCCTAATGTTGTGAGGAGACTCTGGGGTGGCTTAGCAGATCGAAGAGAGAAGCTGGGCCTGCAGCCAGAGGTGAGGGCAATGGGAAAGGCTGAAACATTTTACCTGTTTTAGTCATGGTCCTTGTTCACTAAACTTTATTTCACTTgactttcttttaa from Ovis aries strain OAR_USU_Benz2616 breed Rambouillet chromosome 9, ARS-UI_Ramb_v3.0, whole genome shotgun sequence encodes:
- the OGFRL1 gene encoding opioid growth factor receptor-like protein 1 isoform X3 → MGNLLGGVSVREPTTVEDCDSTWQTDSEPELEEPGPGGGEGPGREPAQPPEPAEPQEPPERAGGRPRAGPAPEPDPEAAGAEQGTDSTEAPAKPKRSFYAARDLYKYRHQYPQNFKDIRYQNDLSNLRFYKNKIPFKPDGVFIEEVLNKWKGDYEKLEHNHTYIQWSQHNYLRITRILKSLGELGYESFKSPLVKFILHEALVENTIPNIKQSALEYFVYTIRDRRERRKLLRFAQKHYTPSENFIWGPPRKAQLEGSKAQKPPGPPATGQQGQTSMHKKPKDSKNASSAAHGISKAAEDKKVASKESGEETDKPSAEPGSEAAQPGDPGQDGVADNSSPQAEKTVTDPEEQKESASPSEKDEAGDKPDQDSGSPGDAGSHDETTLP